One window of the Thermus sp. LT1-2-5 genome contains the following:
- the coaBC gene encoding bifunctional phosphopantothenoylcysteine decarboxylase/phosphopantothenate--cysteine ligase CoaBC, translating into MARVLVAASGGVAAIKVPHLLRLLRQAGHEVRVLATPRALAFVTPLSLAVAAGGEVATEEAWFQPHGRALHIELARFAEVVLVAPATTDALAKAALGLADDLLSATLLAGAKRVAWAPAMNEAMWLAPQTQGHVERLKALGHAFFGPAYGPLAAVGEGEGLGRMLEPEELVARLEALLTPKDLQGLKLLVSAGPTREYLDPVRFLSNPSSGRMGYAVAEAARDRGAEVVLVSGPTALPDPWGVQVVRVESALEMREAILAHYPWAEAVVMAAAVADYRPETTLADKEPKVEASRVLRLVPNPDILKELGERKGKRVLVGFAMETQEGLERARGKLERKNLDLIVLNWVNREGVGFGSPENEVVLLLRDGRVLELPRMPKRQVAHRILDFVREFWKA; encoded by the coding sequence ATGGCCCGGGTCCTGGTGGCGGCGAGCGGAGGGGTGGCGGCCATCAAGGTGCCCCACCTCCTCCGCCTCCTCCGCCAGGCGGGGCACGAGGTGCGGGTCCTGGCCACCCCCCGGGCCCTGGCCTTCGTCACCCCCCTTTCGTTGGCGGTGGCCGCCGGGGGCGAGGTGGCCACGGAGGAGGCGTGGTTCCAGCCCCATGGCCGCGCCCTCCACATAGAGCTCGCCCGCTTTGCCGAGGTGGTCCTGGTGGCCCCCGCCACCACCGACGCCCTGGCCAAGGCCGCCTTGGGCCTGGCGGATGACCTCCTTTCCGCCACCCTCCTGGCCGGGGCCAAGCGGGTGGCCTGGGCCCCAGCCATGAACGAGGCCATGTGGCTTGCCCCTCAGACCCAGGGCCATGTGGAGCGGCTCAAGGCCTTGGGCCATGCCTTTTTTGGCCCCGCCTACGGCCCCTTGGCCGCGGTGGGGGAGGGGGAAGGCTTGGGGCGGATGCTGGAGCCTGAGGAGCTGGTGGCGCGCTTGGAGGCCCTCCTTACCCCCAAGGACCTTCAGGGCCTGAAGCTCCTGGTTTCCGCTGGGCCCACTCGAGAGTACCTGGACCCGGTGCGCTTCCTCTCCAACCCCTCCTCGGGGCGCATGGGCTACGCCGTGGCCGAGGCCGCCCGGGATAGGGGGGCGGAGGTGGTCTTGGTTTCCGGCCCCACCGCTCTCCCAGACCCTTGGGGGGTCCAGGTGGTGCGGGTGGAAAGCGCCTTGGAGATGCGGGAGGCTATTTTGGCCCACTACCCTTGGGCCGAGGCTGTGGTCATGGCGGCGGCGGTGGCCGACTACCGCCCCGAGACCACCCTGGCCGACAAGGAGCCCAAGGTGGAGGCGAGCCGGGTCCTGCGCCTGGTGCCCAACCCCGATATCCTCAAGGAGCTTGGAGAACGCAAGGGAAAGAGGGTTCTGGTGGGCTTCGCCATGGAAACCCAAGAGGGTCTGGAGCGGGCTCGGGGGAAGCTAGAGCGCAAGAACCTGGACCTCATCGTCCTCAACTGGGTGAACCGGGAGGGGGTGGGCTTCGGCAGCCCGGAAAACGAGGTGGTCCTCCTCCTTCGGGATGGGCGGGTCCTAGAGCTTCCCCGGATGCCCAAGCGCCAGGTGGCCCACCGTATACTGGATTTCGTCAGGGAGTTTTGGAAAGCCTAA
- the argR gene encoding arginine repressor, translated as MRSKAERHRAIQEIVSREEIGTQKELVERLRQLGFEVTQATVSRDIAELRLARIALGKGRHKYALPSVELPEDVYEELKRQFGLFVKDVDRGGNILVVKTAEGHASGIALLLDRLKRDEIVGTLAGEDTILVVGRSEEEAKALEEELGELLLAGRAIKGGA; from the coding sequence ATGCGCAGCAAGGCCGAGCGGCACCGCGCCATACAGGAAATCGTGAGCCGGGAGGAGATCGGTACCCAGAAAGAGCTGGTGGAGCGCCTGCGTCAGTTGGGCTTTGAGGTGACCCAGGCCACGGTGAGCCGGGACATCGCCGAGCTCCGCCTGGCCCGCATCGCCTTGGGCAAGGGGCGGCACAAGTACGCTCTGCCTTCGGTGGAGCTTCCCGAGGACGTCTACGAGGAACTCAAGCGGCAGTTTGGCCTCTTCGTCAAGGACGTGGACCGGGGGGGGAACATCCTGGTGGTGAAAACCGCCGAGGGGCACGCCTCGGGAATCGCCCTTCTCTTGGACCGCCTCAAGCGGGACGAGATCGTGGGCACCCTGGCGGGCGAGGACACCATCTTGGTGGTGGGCCGGAGCGAAGAGGAGGCCAAGGCTCTGGAAGAAGAGCTCGGGGAGCTTCTCTTGGCGGGAAGGGCCATTAAGGGAGGGGCTTAG
- a CDS encoding MarC family protein, which yields MIELFLKSFLTLFVVMDPVGLVPVFLALAGDRPPKKQAQIAGRAVLVAGGLLVAFFFFGRGLLAHLGISLEALRIAGGILLFRIATDMVFAHHERETEEEKDEALVRADISVFPLAIPLIAGPGALASVLILGGEARGVVGGWAVVLFSAFLVLLLAYIFLRAAAGVRRALGRTGVNVVTRVLGLLLAALAVQYVADGVKGLL from the coding sequence GTGATAGAACTCTTCCTGAAGTCCTTCCTCACCCTCTTCGTGGTCATGGACCCGGTGGGGCTCGTCCCGGTGTTCTTGGCCTTGGCGGGGGACCGCCCCCCAAAAAAGCAAGCCCAGATTGCGGGGAGGGCGGTGCTGGTGGCGGGGGGGCTTCTTGTGGCCTTTTTCTTTTTCGGAAGGGGGCTTTTGGCCCATCTGGGGATTAGCCTCGAGGCCTTGCGCATCGCCGGGGGGATCCTCCTCTTCCGCATCGCCACCGATATGGTCTTCGCCCACCACGAGCGGGAAACCGAGGAGGAGAAGGACGAGGCCCTGGTCCGGGCCGATATCTCCGTCTTTCCCCTGGCCATCCCCCTCATCGCCGGGCCCGGGGCCTTGGCCAGCGTCCTCATCCTGGGGGGGGAGGCCCGGGGGGTGGTGGGGGGATGGGCGGTGGTCCTCTTTAGCGCTTTCTTGGTCCTCCTCTTGGCCTATATCTTCTTGCGGGCCGCTGCCGGGGTGCGCCGGGCCCTGGGGCGCACCGGCGTGAACGTGGTGACCCGGGTCCTGGGCCTATTGCTCGCCGCCCTTGCGGTGCAGTACGTGGCTGATGGGGTCAAGGGCCTCCTTTAG
- a CDS encoding sensor domain-containing diguanylate cyclase — translation MNPLEAPYPVFLLTDTGVEGNALAQGLPVPQGDILVHGEKTYRVARLPAPEGTYLLLLDTTDLSIQARAYTGLLKVLRGLLQHEEPEGLLQDLIQEAVAVVPGAEAGSILLREGGYFHLVAQEGFSEALLGARTSLEEELAWYGLGVDNWLKGRPRVLKGAEIRHLSSLSTVEARPAFFEHGRLLEIQATLGLPIVLEGEVLAAMNLDNFHDPEAFTPLSLELAQAFALEAALLLKALKERQALEAAARTDPLTGLGNRRALEVAFPELLSEAKALGEPLALIYWDLNGLKALNDREGHAAGDRALKALAQALKHFSRRRDLAFRVGGDEFVSLHLGLSEEEIPSLIARVRQSLPYGVAAGGVRAEEGDLEALLQEADRRMYRAKGGP, via the coding sequence ATGAACCCTTTAGAAGCCCCGTACCCGGTTTTTCTCCTCACGGACACCGGGGTGGAGGGAAACGCCCTGGCGCAAGGCCTTCCCGTGCCCCAAGGGGACATCTTGGTCCACGGGGAAAAGACCTACCGGGTGGCCCGCCTGCCCGCCCCGGAAGGCACCTACCTCCTCCTTCTAGACACCACGGACCTTTCCATCCAGGCAAGGGCCTACACCGGGCTTTTAAAGGTCTTGCGGGGGCTTTTGCAGCACGAGGAGCCGGAAGGGCTTTTGCAGGACCTCATCCAGGAGGCGGTGGCGGTGGTGCCCGGGGCGGAGGCGGGAAGCATCCTCCTCCGGGAGGGAGGGTATTTCCACCTGGTAGCCCAGGAGGGGTTTTCCGAAGCCCTCCTGGGGGCTCGCACCTCCTTAGAGGAAGAGCTTGCCTGGTATGGGCTTGGCGTGGACAACTGGCTCAAGGGCCGTCCCCGGGTGCTCAAAGGAGCGGAGATCCGCCACCTCTCTAGCCTGAGCACCGTGGAGGCCCGCCCCGCTTTCTTCGAACACGGCCGCCTCCTGGAGATCCAGGCCACCTTGGGCCTGCCCATCGTCCTGGAAGGGGAAGTGCTGGCGGCCATGAACCTGGACAACTTCCACGACCCCGAGGCCTTTACCCCGCTTTCCCTGGAGCTGGCCCAGGCCTTCGCCTTGGAAGCCGCCCTCCTCCTCAAGGCCCTAAAGGAGCGCCAGGCCCTGGAAGCGGCGGCCCGCACCGACCCCCTCACCGGCTTGGGGAATCGGCGGGCCCTGGAGGTGGCCTTCCCGGAGCTCCTGTCCGAGGCCAAAGCCCTAGGGGAGCCCCTGGCCCTCATCTACTGGGACCTCAACGGCCTCAAGGCCCTGAACGACCGGGAAGGGCACGCCGCCGGGGACCGGGCCCTGAAGGCCCTGGCCCAGGCCTTGAAGCACTTTTCCCGCCGCCGGGACCTGGCCTTTCGGGTGGGAGGAGATGAGTTCGTGAGCCTCCACTTGGGCCTGAGCGAGGAGGAGATCCCTTCCCTCATCGCCCGCGTGCGGCAAAGCCTGCCCTACGGGGTGGCGGCGGGCGGGGTAAGGGCGGAAGAGGGCGATCTGGAAGCGCTTTTGCAGGAAGCGGACCGCCGCATGTACCGGGCTAAAGGAGGCCCTTGA